From Pseudomonas sp. CCI4.2, one genomic window encodes:
- a CDS encoding glutathione S-transferase family protein: protein MYTVYGDYNSGNCYKIKLMLSLLGIDYRWVAVDILGGETETPAFLAMNPNGKIPVLELEDGTYLWESNAILNFLADGSRYLPSEPRLRTQVLQWQFFEQYSHEPYIAVARFIQFYLGLPQERMKEYRTMQKAGYRALAVMEQQLTRTPFLVGDAFSIADIALYAYTHVAHQGGFDLETYPAIRHWLVRVAQQPGYVGMLD, encoded by the coding sequence ATGTATACGGTTTATGGCGATTACAACTCAGGTAATTGCTACAAGATCAAATTGATGCTTAGCCTTTTGGGCATCGACTACCGCTGGGTGGCGGTGGACATTCTTGGCGGCGAAACAGAGACGCCGGCGTTTTTGGCGATGAATCCCAACGGCAAAATTCCGGTGCTGGAACTGGAAGACGGCACGTATTTGTGGGAATCCAACGCGATCCTGAATTTTCTTGCCGATGGCAGCCGATACCTGCCCAGTGAACCGCGCTTGCGCACTCAAGTGCTGCAATGGCAGTTTTTTGAACAGTACAGCCATGAACCGTATATCGCGGTCGCCCGGTTTATTCAGTTCTATCTGGGGCTGCCGCAAGAGCGCATGAAGGAATATCGCACCATGCAAAAAGCCGGTTATCGCGCGCTGGCGGTTATGGAACAACAACTCACCCGAACGCCGTTTCTGGTGGGCGATGCATTCTCCATCGCGGACATCGCGCTATATGCCTATACCCATGTTGCCCATCAAGGAGGCTTTGACCTTGAAACCTACCCAGCTATTCGCCATTGGCTTGTACGGGTTGCACAGCAGCCGGGTTATGTTGGGATGTTGGACTGA